A genome region from Hevea brasiliensis isolate MT/VB/25A 57/8 chromosome 7, ASM3005281v1, whole genome shotgun sequence includes the following:
- the LOC110655860 gene encoding dof zinc finger protein DOF3.7: MIQELLGGARLIGGERKISITGTILEGTPSTSPSLSPSSSTTTTSITTTATTTATAGNSTSSTSENLRCPRCDSSNTKFCYYNNYNLTQPRHFCKTCRRYWTKGGALRNVPIGGGCRKNKSTTVSTLVGKSSTSKMKTVASEIGRSCFGNGFDHELPSSPIMWASPQNSHLLTLLRATHNPNPNPSTLSNSLAGKEEGCMIGTHMISEPTVATGALNARTLGLDPLTQVPSLGTHFWKNSQHQAQQHQQTGFIVREAQNSGIQELYQRLRSSTNYYSNNSPVVLSNVASSSTASSTILESSPVAGGELGYWNPTFSWSDLPTTNGSWWWWW; this comes from the exons ATGATTCAAGAACTCCTAGGAGGTGCTCGCCTTATTGGAGGAGAGAGGAAAATTTCCATTACTGGAACCATTTTGGAAGGAACACCTTCTACTTCTCCTTCGTTATCTCCTTCTTCTTCAACTACAACTACATCAATAACAACTACTGCTACAACTACTGCAACTGCTGGTAATTCAACTTCTTCAACTTCAGAGAACCTCAGATGTCCTAGATGTGATTCTTCAAACACTAAGTTCTGCTACTATAATAACTATAACCTCACTCAGCCTCGCCACTTCTGCAAAACCTGTCGCCGATATTGGACTAAAGGTGGTGCTCTTAGGAACGTTCCAATCGGGGGCGGATGCAGAAAAAACAAGAGCACAACTGTATCTACATTAGTTGGAAAGTCAAGCACCAGTAAGATGAAAACAGTGGCATCTGAAATCGGAAGATCGTGCTTCGGGAATGGGTTTGATCATGAACTTCCATCAAGCCCAATTATGTGGGCTTCACCCCAGAATTCTCATCTTTTAACCTTACTGAGAGCTACCCataaccctaaccctaaccccAGTACGCTATCTAATTCTCTTGCTGGGAAGGAGGAAGGGTGTATGATCGGAACCCACATGATATCTGAGCCAACGGTTGCAACCGGTGCACTAAATGCCCGTACCCTGGGCTTGGACCCTCTTACCCAAGTCCCTTCTCTGGGCACTCATTTTTGGAAAAACAGCCAACACCAAGCTCAACAGCACCAACAAACTGGATTCATAGTTCGTGAAGCTCAAAACTCAGGGATTCAAGAATTGTATCAAAGACTCAGATCATCAACTAATTACTATAGCAATAACTCTCCTGTAGTTCTAAGCAACGTGGCTTCTTCCTCAACTGCATCTTCAACCATTTTAGAGTCTTCTCCTGTTGCTGGAGGTGAATTGGGTTACTGGAATCCAACATTTTCGTGGTCTGATCTTCCAACAACTAACG gcagctggtggtggtggtggtga